One window from the genome of Aeromonas sp. FDAARGOS 1405 encodes:
- a CDS encoding C40 family peptidase yields MLLLVALGMVGCASAPQPEVASKIEVSMVEPVIEPEASQTPDVNEILTVYKEWRGVPYRMGGSSQRGIDCSAFAREVFRNAVGIELPRDTRSQVHEGTRVSKQDLVEGDLVFFKINRRLNHVGIYVGNGEFIHASTRAGVTRSKLDSQYWRNKFWQARRIDI; encoded by the coding sequence ATGCTACTGCTGGTCGCGCTCGGAATGGTGGGTTGTGCCTCGGCACCCCAACCCGAGGTCGCGAGCAAGATCGAAGTTTCCATGGTTGAACCTGTCATCGAACCGGAAGCTTCCCAGACACCCGATGTGAATGAAATCCTGACTGTATACAAAGAGTGGCGTGGTGTTCCTTACCGGATGGGTGGCAGCAGCCAGCGCGGTATCGACTGTTCCGCCTTTGCCCGTGAAGTGTTCCGCAATGCCGTCGGTATCGAATTACCCCGCGATACCCGCTCCCAAGTCCACGAAGGGACGCGCGTTTCCAAGCAGGATTTGGTCGAGGGTGACCTGGTCTTCTTCAAAATCAATCGTCGTCTCAACCACGTTGGTATCTATGTCGGCAATGGTGAATTCATCCACGCCTCGACCCGCGCCGGTGTGACGCGCTCCAAGTTGGATAGCCAATATTGGCGCAACAAGTTCTGGCAAGCTCGCCGGATCGATATCTGA
- a CDS encoding 4'-phosphopantetheinyl transferase superfamily protein has product MIETDLFLLKPARVCQELLAQLPEWLSTDEQHIWQAMTHPERRQEYLVSRALLRQLLAERLQQPAATLQFCNGPHGKPRLHDDAWQFNLSHSGSWLVLALCPQGPLGVDIELGKRRRHPLPLARRFYAQSEYEWLCAQPAQEQESAFYRLWSRKEAVLKAHGGGIAAGLEKVRFLPEEEWRLDNRLDDTPYQVQDWPFASGWLSLAAAAAPVTFYRLDERLNCHSLNPMLLNTLSEESNS; this is encoded by the coding sequence ATGATCGAAACCGATCTTTTTTTGTTAAAACCGGCCAGGGTATGCCAGGAGCTGCTTGCTCAATTGCCTGAATGGCTGTCAACCGATGAGCAGCATATCTGGCAAGCCATGACCCATCCTGAACGGCGTCAGGAATATCTGGTGAGCCGCGCCCTGTTGCGCCAGCTATTGGCCGAGCGGCTGCAACAACCCGCCGCCACTCTGCAATTTTGCAACGGCCCCCACGGCAAGCCCCGACTGCATGATGATGCTTGGCAGTTCAATCTGAGCCACAGTGGCAGCTGGCTGGTGCTGGCGCTCTGCCCGCAGGGGCCGCTTGGAGTGGATATAGAACTGGGCAAACGGCGGCGGCATCCCCTCCCCCTGGCCCGCCGCTTTTATGCACAGAGTGAATATGAGTGGCTCTGCGCACAGCCTGCTCAAGAGCAGGAGAGCGCCTTCTACCGGCTCTGGTCACGCAAGGAGGCGGTACTGAAAGCCCACGGTGGCGGCATAGCGGCGGGGCTGGAGAAGGTGCGGTTTCTCCCGGAGGAAGAATGGCGACTCGACAACCGGCTCGATGACACCCCTTATCAGGTACAGGATTGGCCCTTTGCCAGCGGCTGGCTAAGTCTCGCGGCGGCGGCAGCCCCTGTGACCTTTTACCGGCTGGATGAGCGCTTGAATTGCCACTCGCTTAACCCCATGTTACTCAACACCCTTTCTGAAGAGTCCAACTCATGA
- a CDS encoding tetratricopeptide repeat protein produces the protein MIVDITPQNFHAELIDASMKKPVVIYFHAPQMPECQGMTPLIESLVGPANEQVTLAKVDMNDPQLQPLASQLGLRALPALVLFHQGRPDEQGIIEGPQDEATLRQYFAAFAPKEEEELLAKGQQALADEQPSIAYAHLTKAHQLAPERHDISLWLIQAALDLNLLDEAQERLGTIPMAAQDGHFHTLSSRLALALQAADSPELRALEARHAEQPDDFALTQELAVQYNQAGRQEEALGLLLEILKRDLAFGDARKTYLDILATMGSTPAAQSYRRKLYSLLY, from the coding sequence ATGATCGTCGACATTACTCCCCAGAATTTTCACGCTGAACTTATCGATGCGTCCATGAAGAAGCCGGTCGTCATCTATTTCCATGCTCCGCAGATGCCGGAGTGCCAGGGGATGACACCGCTGATCGAATCACTGGTTGGGCCCGCCAATGAGCAGGTCACCCTGGCCAAGGTGGATATGAACGATCCCCAGCTGCAACCGCTGGCCAGCCAGCTCGGCCTGCGCGCCCTGCCGGCGCTGGTGCTGTTCCATCAGGGTCGCCCTGACGAACAGGGGATCATCGAAGGGCCGCAGGATGAAGCCACCCTGCGCCAGTATTTCGCCGCTTTCGCCCCCAAAGAAGAGGAAGAGTTGCTGGCCAAGGGGCAACAAGCACTGGCTGACGAGCAGCCCAGCATCGCCTATGCCCATCTGACCAAGGCACACCAGCTGGCTCCTGAACGTCACGACATCAGCCTGTGGCTCATTCAAGCTGCGCTCGACCTCAACCTGCTGGATGAAGCGCAGGAGCGCCTCGGCACCATCCCGATGGCGGCGCAGGATGGCCACTTCCATACCCTGAGCTCACGACTGGCGCTGGCCCTGCAAGCGGCAGACAGCCCGGAGCTGCGCGCGCTGGAAGCCCGCCATGCAGAACAGCCTGATGATTTTGCCCTGACTCAGGAGCTGGCGGTGCAATACAACCAGGCTGGTCGTCAGGAAGAGGCGTTGGGACTACTGCTGGAGATCCTCAAGCGGGATTTGGCATTCGGCGATGCCAGAAAGACCTATCTCGATATTCTGGCGACCATGGGCAGCACACCGGCGGCACAGAGCTACCGTCGCAAACTCTATAGTCTGCTCTACTGA
- a CDS encoding Lpp/OprI family alanine-zipper lipoprotein, whose protein sequence is MKKLLLVGVVGLSALLGGCANTSELETSVQNLSNKVDQLAQDVSAVRADQSKIAADVAEAKQEAMRANQRIDNMATSYKK, encoded by the coding sequence ATGAAAAAATTGTTGTTGGTAGGTGTTGTTGGTCTGTCCGCTCTGCTGGGCGGTTGTGCAAACACCAGCGAACTGGAAACTTCCGTTCAGAATCTGTCTAACAAAGTTGACCAACTGGCTCAAGATGTTAGCGCAGTTCGTGCTGATCAGTCCAAAATCGCTGCTGATGTTGCCGAAGCCAAGCAAGAAGCTATGCGTGCTAACCAGCGCATCGACAACATGGCTACTTCCTACAAGAAGTAA
- the ribB gene encoding 3,4-dihydroxy-2-butanone-4-phosphate synthase — translation MNQSLLSEFGDPVARVEAALSALRAGCGVLVADDEDRENEGDLIFAAESMTNEQMALMIRECSGIVCLCLPDERVRQLELPMMVEANSSHYQTAFTVTIEAAQGVTTGVSAADRITTIRAAIADGAKPGDLHRPGHVFPLRARTGGVLTRRGHTEATVDLMQLAGLKPFGVLCELTKEDGSMARLPDLVAFGRKHQMPVLTIEDLVQYRQLLSERTA, via the coding sequence ATGAATCAGTCTCTACTCAGTGAATTCGGTGATCCCGTTGCCCGTGTCGAAGCGGCCCTGTCTGCCTTGCGTGCCGGATGCGGCGTGCTGGTGGCCGACGATGAAGATCGGGAGAACGAGGGCGACCTCATTTTCGCCGCCGAATCCATGACCAATGAACAGATGGCGCTGATGATCCGCGAGTGCTCCGGCATCGTCTGCCTCTGCCTGCCCGACGAGCGGGTTCGCCAGCTCGAACTGCCGATGATGGTGGAGGCCAACTCCAGCCACTACCAGACCGCCTTTACCGTGACCATCGAAGCGGCGCAGGGGGTCACGACCGGTGTCTCGGCGGCTGATCGCATCACCACTATCCGTGCAGCCATCGCAGACGGCGCCAAACCGGGTGATCTGCACCGTCCGGGTCATGTTTTCCCGTTGCGTGCGCGAACCGGTGGGGTGCTTACCCGCCGGGGTCATACCGAAGCGACGGTCGATCTGATGCAGCTGGCTGGCCTCAAACCGTTTGGTGTGTTGTGTGAATTGACCAAAGAAGATGGCTCGATGGCGCGTCTGCCAGACCTGGTTGCGTTCGGTCGCAAGCACCAGATGCCGGTGCTGACCATCGAGGATCTGGTGCAATATCGTCAATTGTTGTCAGAACGTACAGCCTGA
- the purU gene encoding formyltetrahydrofolate deformylase encodes MEKKILLTDCPDAKGLIAKITNICYKHQLNIIKNDEFVDHENGRFFMRTELEGRFNDETLLADLDDALPTGAQRRLVKAGKKRIVILVTKETHCLGDILMKNYAGALDMDIVAVIGNYDTLAELTGKFDIPFHTVSHEDLSRTEHEEQVRTIIDSYEPDYVILAKYMRVLTPSFVEAYPRKILNIHHSFLPAFIGARPYRQAFDRGVKLIGATAHFVTDDLDEGPIVEQDVIHVGHAFSAEDMAKAGRDVEKSVLSRALELVLNERVFVYGNKTVVFK; translated from the coding sequence ATGGAAAAGAAAATACTGCTCACGGATTGCCCGGATGCCAAAGGGCTCATCGCCAAGATCACCAACATCTGCTACAAGCACCAGCTCAACATCATCAAGAACGATGAGTTTGTGGATCACGAGAATGGCCGCTTCTTTATGCGTACCGAGCTGGAAGGCCGCTTCAACGACGAGACCCTGCTGGCCGACCTCGATGATGCCCTGCCCACCGGCGCCCAGCGCCGTCTGGTCAAGGCGGGCAAGAAGCGCATCGTCATCCTGGTGACCAAAGAGACTCACTGCCTCGGCGATATTCTGATGAAGAACTACGCGGGCGCGCTGGATATGGATATCGTTGCGGTGATCGGCAACTACGACACCCTGGCCGAGCTCACCGGCAAGTTCGATATCCCGTTCCACACCGTCAGTCACGAGGATCTGAGCCGGACCGAACATGAAGAGCAGGTACGCACCATCATCGACAGCTATGAGCCTGACTATGTGATCCTGGCCAAGTACATGCGGGTGCTGACCCCGAGCTTCGTTGAGGCCTATCCGCGCAAAATCCTCAACATCCACCACTCCTTTCTGCCCGCCTTCATCGGTGCCCGCCCCTACCGGCAGGCGTTTGATCGCGGCGTCAAGCTGATCGGCGCTACCGCCCACTTCGTGACCGACGATCTGGATGAAGGCCCCATCGTCGAACAGGACGTGATCCACGTCGGTCACGCCTTCAGTGCGGAGGACATGGCCAAGGCGGGTCGGGATGTGGAGAAATCGGTGCTGAGCCGCGCGCTGGAGCTGGTACTGAACGAGCGTGTGTTCGTCTACGGCAACAAGACGGTGGTCTTCAAGTAA
- a CDS encoding DUF945 family protein: MKKIVALAVGTALVGGGLAACWYTGSSFDNIMAEQIAKVEDETGIDMQWLPGSSNLFTRDGILKVVITPEELASIDSELEGSQPIELQLLVKSRILPLYIKSHFQLDTHNGTLAPVFTALGMEQWQLGLESATSLWTQANSSRFWANEFKVKQGLDEFSFLPLNGEFHGNLEGSGHLTMTWQGMTVHEEQSKMDLVLADLKGSADVAEISGVFLSPQSEMSLSALTVQLPDSVRVALKGMTTETRLTGDDAQTLSSSYQMSIAKLDLENETDTLAVTDSKLALNLNGLDLEGYQGLQAAGGKGVEDAAIQQALDKMLKRGATLELADLSAKLNGEVVTMKGDVKLASTSLEQLFNSDTGMQALSGVLHASLSDKLGKAVPQLAPMLDQLTLMGYLKADKQALTSELKLEKGAVTVNDQPL; the protein is encoded by the coding sequence ATGAAAAAGATAGTGGCCCTCGCCGTGGGTACGGCACTGGTTGGTGGTGGTCTGGCCGCGTGCTGGTACACGGGCAGCAGTTTCGACAACATCATGGCGGAGCAGATCGCCAAGGTGGAGGACGAAACCGGCATCGACATGCAGTGGCTGCCGGGCAGCAGTAACCTCTTTACCCGTGATGGCATCCTGAAGGTGGTGATCACGCCCGAGGAGCTGGCCTCCATCGACAGCGAGCTGGAAGGCAGCCAGCCCATCGAGTTACAACTGCTGGTCAAGAGCCGGATCCTGCCGCTCTATATCAAGAGCCACTTCCAGCTTGATACCCATAATGGCACCCTGGCGCCAGTTTTCACCGCACTGGGCATGGAGCAGTGGCAACTTGGTCTGGAGTCGGCAACCAGCCTCTGGACCCAAGCCAACAGCAGCCGATTCTGGGCCAATGAGTTCAAGGTAAAACAGGGGCTGGACGAGTTCAGCTTCCTGCCTCTGAACGGCGAGTTTCACGGCAATCTGGAGGGCAGTGGTCACCTCACCATGACCTGGCAGGGGATGACGGTTCATGAAGAGCAGAGCAAGATGGACTTGGTGCTGGCCGACCTGAAAGGGAGTGCCGATGTTGCCGAGATCAGCGGCGTCTTTCTCTCTCCACAGAGCGAGATGAGTCTCTCCGCCCTCACGGTACAACTGCCTGACAGTGTTCGGGTTGCCCTGAAGGGGATGACGACCGAGACCCGTCTTACCGGCGATGATGCCCAGACTCTTTCCAGCAGCTATCAGATGAGCATTGCCAAGCTGGATCTGGAGAACGAGACCGACACCCTGGCGGTGACCGACAGCAAGTTGGCGCTCAACCTCAACGGTCTGGATCTGGAAGGGTATCAGGGGCTGCAGGCCGCTGGTGGCAAGGGAGTTGAAGATGCCGCTATTCAGCAGGCGCTGGATAAGATGCTCAAACGTGGCGCGACCCTTGAACTGGCCGATCTCAGCGCCAAGCTCAACGGTGAGGTGGTGACCATGAAGGGGGACGTGAAGCTGGCCTCCACCTCGCTGGAGCAGCTGTTCAACAGCGACACAGGGATGCAGGCCCTCAGCGGCGTGCTGCATGCCAGCCTCAGCGACAAGCTGGGCAAGGCGGTACCGCAATTGGCCCCCATGCTCGATCAGCTGACCCTCATGGGTTATCTGAAGGCCGATAAGCAAGCGCTGACCTCCGAGCTGAAGCTGGAGAAGGGCGCGGTGACAGTAAACGATCAGCCGCTCTGA
- the cls gene encoding cardiolipin synthase, which produces MLNGLEHDLHLLFSRFLGWLLLLFHTVIVAGVSFRVVMKRRPIGVSLAWLALIYAIPFAGVGFYLLFGEIKLGRRRAERAQAMYRPYAIWIRQLARLFPQHCCEVGEKAQPLHDLIQGRLAMPMLSGNRMTLLSQPDQILHEIAQDIRRSTLSCYLEFYIWHPGGDADEVCEALMDVALRGVDCRLLLDSVGSKHFFRSGWPKKLRKAGVKLVEVLPVGAWRIPFQRQDLRMHRKLVVIDDKVGYTGSMNMVDPRFFKQDAGVGQWVDIMIRVQGPMVPLMWSIFVWDWEVETGERLLDSLQHEPEAWPQTNYRAQLIPSGPFVGGDCIQQSLLLAIYQARSHLVLTTPYFVPDDPLAAALSSAAARGVQVQLVLPARNDSIMANYACNAFMEELLEAGVEIYRYDAGLLHTKSVLVDDDFALVGTVNLDRRSLWLNFEVTLLVDNPSFVAQMTRLVQGYMAEATPMTLAQWQARPWYKKAMENIFYLFSPLL; this is translated from the coding sequence TTGCTAAACGGTCTGGAACATGATCTTCACCTGCTGTTCTCCCGCTTTCTGGGCTGGCTGCTACTGCTTTTTCATACCGTTATCGTCGCGGGTGTGTCGTTTCGGGTGGTGATGAAGCGCCGCCCCATCGGGGTGTCGCTGGCCTGGCTGGCGCTGATCTACGCCATTCCGTTTGCCGGTGTCGGCTTTTACTTGCTGTTTGGTGAAATCAAGTTGGGGCGTCGACGTGCCGAGCGGGCACAGGCCATGTACCGCCCTTATGCTATCTGGATCCGTCAGTTGGCCCGCCTTTTCCCCCAGCATTGCTGCGAGGTGGGGGAGAAGGCCCAACCATTGCACGATCTAATCCAGGGGCGGCTGGCTATGCCCATGCTCTCAGGCAACCGGATGACTCTGCTCAGCCAACCTGACCAGATCCTGCATGAGATTGCCCAGGATATTCGCCGTTCTACCCTCTCCTGCTATCTGGAGTTCTATATCTGGCACCCCGGCGGTGATGCCGACGAGGTGTGCGAGGCACTAATGGACGTCGCGCTACGCGGCGTGGATTGTCGTTTGTTGCTCGATTCGGTGGGTAGCAAGCACTTCTTCCGCTCCGGGTGGCCGAAAAAGCTGCGCAAGGCGGGGGTCAAGCTGGTGGAGGTGCTGCCGGTCGGCGCCTGGCGCATCCCGTTCCAGCGGCAGGATTTACGGATGCACCGCAAGCTGGTGGTGATCGACGACAAGGTGGGCTATACCGGCTCCATGAACATGGTTGATCCGCGTTTCTTCAAGCAGGATGCCGGTGTTGGCCAGTGGGTCGACATCATGATCCGGGTGCAAGGTCCCATGGTACCGCTGATGTGGTCGATCTTCGTCTGGGACTGGGAGGTGGAGACCGGCGAGCGGCTGCTCGACAGTCTGCAGCATGAGCCGGAAGCCTGGCCCCAGACCAACTACCGCGCCCAGTTGATCCCGTCAGGCCCTTTCGTTGGTGGTGACTGTATTCAGCAGAGCCTGCTGCTGGCCATCTACCAGGCGCGCAGCCATCTGGTGCTGACGACCCCCTATTTTGTCCCGGACGATCCGCTGGCCGCCGCACTCAGTTCGGCTGCGGCGCGTGGGGTGCAGGTGCAGCTGGTATTGCCGGCACGTAACGACTCCATCATGGCCAACTATGCCTGCAACGCTTTTATGGAGGAGCTGCTGGAAGCGGGAGTGGAGATCTATCGCTACGATGCCGGCCTGCTCCATACCAAGAGCGTGCTGGTAGATGACGACTTTGCTTTGGTGGGCACGGTCAATCTCGACCGGCGCAGCCTCTGGCTCAACTTCGAGGTGACCTTGCTGGTGGACAACCCTTCTTTCGTGGCCCAGATGACCCGGCTGGTGCAGGGGTATATGGCGGAAGCCACCCCGATGACCCTGGCCCAATGGCAGGCGCGCCCCTGGTACAAGAAAGCGATGGAGAACATCTTCTATCTCTTCAGCCCCTTGCTGTGA
- a CDS encoding DUF1439 domain-containing protein — translation MILQSMLLSLAMLGQGSYDINEQQINQYLQSQVQVDKQLELPGIIKAHVKLEQSDVQIGRQQPDTARVYGKGKLKIALPDNTEYDARLQMTYEARPRYDKSQSALFLDNMKLVEYKLEPEAAERKFGMMLGMLLQSMEKRLESKPVYRLDDKDPQQAWLKENLLGLELSPGKIHLLTRPR, via the coding sequence ATGATTCTGCAATCCATGCTGCTCAGCCTGGCCATGCTAGGTCAAGGCTCATATGACATCAATGAGCAGCAGATCAATCAGTACCTGCAATCCCAAGTGCAAGTCGACAAACAGCTGGAACTACCGGGCATCATCAAGGCCCATGTGAAGCTGGAGCAGAGCGATGTCCAGATTGGCCGTCAACAACCAGACACCGCCCGAGTCTATGGCAAGGGCAAGCTCAAGATCGCCCTGCCCGACAATACCGAATATGACGCCCGCCTGCAGATGACCTATGAGGCGAGGCCCCGCTATGACAAGAGTCAGAGCGCGCTGTTTCTCGACAACATGAAACTGGTGGAGTACAAGCTGGAACCGGAGGCGGCAGAGAGAAAGTTCGGCATGATGCTCGGCATGCTGCTGCAGAGCATGGAGAAGCGTCTTGAGAGCAAACCGGTTTACCGACTGGATGACAAGGATCCGCAACAAGCCTGGCTGAAAGAGAACCTGCTGGGGCTGGAGCTGTCACCGGGTAAAATCCACCTACTGACCAGACCCCGCTAG
- a CDS encoding GNAT family N-acetyltransferase, which produces MELIFEEYCDADLSLIKDYYETTFSHYVPDLAERVFVVRDAHWLVGAVRLRDEEEFYHLCGFRLLPHYQSLGLGSRLLQHACHGLEDKPVVCQVLPFEKPFYLKAGFADISLTQLSGSLFSLYEQQQQQGYQVELLVRDTTQPLLN; this is translated from the coding sequence ATGGAACTCATCTTCGAGGAGTACTGTGACGCCGATCTCTCCCTTATCAAGGACTATTACGAGACGACTTTTTCCCACTATGTGCCGGATCTGGCCGAGCGGGTCTTTGTCGTACGTGATGCTCACTGGCTGGTAGGGGCAGTTCGGTTGCGGGACGAGGAGGAGTTTTATCATCTGTGCGGCTTTCGTCTGTTGCCTCACTACCAGTCGCTGGGATTGGGTTCACGGCTGTTGCAGCACGCCTGTCACGGCCTGGAGGACAAACCGGTAGTCTGTCAGGTACTGCCTTTCGAGAAACCCTTCTATCTCAAGGCCGGTTTTGCCGATATCTCCCTCACCCAATTGAGCGGGTCACTCTTCTCCCTTTATGAGCAACAGCAGCAGCAGGGTTATCAGGTGGAGCTGCTGGTACGGGATACCACCCAGCCCCTCCTGAATTGA